In Actinomycetota bacterium, the sequence CATGAGTTCGTCATCGAAGGCATCGCCACTGCACTCACCTTCCACAGGGCAGTCGTGCACGACGCCAACTTCGCCCCTGCTGATCCCGAAGCAGCCTTCACCGTGCACACCCGTTGGATCGACGAGGATTTCGACAACAAGATCCAGCCCTATGGCGGCTTCAGCGGCGGACTTGCCGTCGTTGACGCCAGGCAGAACCTGGTCGTCGAGGTCAATGGCAAACGCCTGGAAGTCAGCCTTCCTGGCGATGGGGTGATCGGTGGTGGAAGCAAATCCACCAAGGCGCCACGCTCGAGCAGCAAGAAGGCAACCGCAGTCCTTGATGGCGATGCGCTGGTTGCTCCGATGCAAGGCACTGTCGTCAAGGTCGAGGTCACCGAGGGTCAGCAGGTTGCCGCAGGCGATCTCCTGGTGGTGCTGGAAGCCATGAAGATGGAGCAGCCCTTGAACGCACACAAGTCGGGTGTCATCACTAACCTCACTGCCGAGCCTGGTGCGACCGTGCCGAACGGAACGGTTCTGCTGGAGATCAAGGGCGAATAGCCGCCTACCGCTGCTAACGAAAAGGAAAACAAGGTGACAGCGGTCGTAATCCTCGGCGGTGGCCCCGGCGGATATGAGGCTGCGCTGGTCGCCCGACAGTTGGGTGCCGATGTCACTCTGGTTGACAGCGATGGCGTTGGTGGTTCGGCAGTGCTCACCGACTGCGTCCCAAGCAAGACTCTGATCGCCACTGCGAACGTCATGATGACCACAGCCGAATCAAGCGGGCTCGGCGTGCTGCTCGACGGGCAAGAAGCCGCGGCGCATCTGCTCAGCGTGAATCTGGCCACCGTCAATGCGCGCGTCAAAGCGCTCGCCAGTTCGCAGAGCGAAGACATCCGCCTGAGCTTGGAACGCGAGGGAGTCCGCCTGGTGCGAGGCAAGGGACGCCTCAACGGTGCGAACTCCGTACTCGTGGAAACCTCCGAGGGCGACGAGTACACCTATCGCGCTGACACCATCTTGATCTCCACTGGAGCTCGCCCGCGGCAATTGCTCAATGCGATGCCTGATGGTGAGCGCATCTTGAACTGGGAACAGGTCTACGACCTCGCCGAAGTTCCAGAACGCCTGATTGTTGTCGGCTCTGGTGTCACGGGTGCTGAGTTCGCCAGCGCGTACCACGGTCTTGGCAGCAGCGTGGTGCTGATCTCCTCGCGCGATCGCGTGCTGCCAGGAGAAGATCCTGATGCGGCAAGAGTGCTCGAAGAAGTCTGGGCCCGACGTGGCCTGGAGGTCATGTCCCGCGCTCGTGCAGTTGCTGTCCGTCGCGAGGGCGATGGCGTGGTCGTCGAGCTTGAAGATGGTCGACTCATCGACGGCTCGCATGCACTTATGGCAGTTGGATCAATCCCAAACACTGAGATGCTCGGACTTGCAGGGGCAGGCGTCGATACCAATGCCAATGGATTCATTCGCGTTGATCGGGTCTCGCGCACTTCCACCCGCGGCATCTACGCCGCTGGCGACTGCACGGGCGTATTGATGCTTGCATCGGTCGCTGCGATGCAGGGCCGCATCGCTATGTGGCATGCGCTGGGCGATGCCGTGCAACCACTTGATCGTCTTCTCGTGTCGAGCACCGTGTTCACCGACCCTGAAATCGCGACAGTTGGCTTGACCCAAAAAGATCTCGATGACGGTGAGTTCCGTGGAGATGTCGTGATCTTGCCACTCAATACAAACGCGAGAGCCAAGATGCAGGAACAGTACGACGGCTTCGTGAAGATCCTGTGTCGCCGAGGATCGCGATTGATCGCCGGCGCGGTAGTAGTTGGTGCAAATGCGAGTGAATTGATCCATGTGCTCACAGTGTCCATTCATCAGCGGATGACTGTTGACGAACTAGCCAGCGCTTTCACCGTCTATCCGAGTCTTTCCGGCTCCATCGCTGAGGCCGCGCGTCACCTACACCTGCATTCGGACCAGCGCGATCAGTGACTCGTGAGCTGTGCGCGGGTAGATTCACACAGTGACCGATCACCCCAGCACAATCCAAGCCCTGGAACATGCGCAGCAGGCCGCTGAGGTCTTGATCCAACTCACCGGCATCCCGAAGCACGATGTCGCCATCGTGCTTGGATCTGGTTGGGTTGCAGCGGCCGAAGCCTTGGGCACCACTGTTGCTGAAGTCCAGATGACCCAGCTTCCGCATTTCACTTCGCCAGTTGTTGCTGGCCACGCTGGGCGCGTACGGAGCATCGATGCAGATGGAGTGCGGGTGCTCGTGTTCTTCGGACGCACACATTTGTATGAAGAGCGCGGAGTTGACGCTGTCACTCACGCAGTACGCACCGCAGCCGCGGCCGGCTGCAAGACCATCGTATTGACCAATGGCTGCGGTGGGCTGGACCCCAGTTGGCAACCAGGAACGCCAGTGCTCATCAAGGATCACATCAACTTCACCGGCACCTCGCCTCTACACGGGGCTCACTTTGTTGATCTCACTGATCTCTACAGCAGCCGACTGCGAGCAATCTGCAAGGAACTTGATCCCACTCTTGCTGAAGGCATCTATGGACAGTTCCGCGGCCCTATGTACGAGACTCCCGCCGAGATCGGCATGTTACGTGCGATCGGCGGAACTCTCGTCGGGATGAGCACTGCCCTTGAAGCGATCGTCGCCCGATCTCTTGGGATGGAGATTCTTGGAATCTCACTGGTCACCAATCTTGCTGCAGGGATGAGTGGGGAGGCCCTCAACCATCAGGAAGTGCTTGCCGCCGGCAAAGCTGCCTCAACATCGATGGGTGTGCTGCTCGGTCGGGTCATTCGGGAGCTGGCATGACCGAAGTGCTGGCTGCGGCGCAAGCCTGGCTGGCGATCGATCCCGACCCACAAAGCCGTACCGAACTCAGCACACTCATCTCGGCCGCGCAGGCTGGTGCGGCTCCAGCAATTCGTGAACTTGAGGATTCCTTCGCTACTCGGCTCGCCTTCGGCACGGCAGGCATCCGCGGAGCTCTGGGGCCAGGTCCGAATCGGATGAATCGAGTCGTGGTTCAACAGACGGCTGCGGGTCTGGCGAGGTACCTGCTCGCCCATGGCGGTGGCTCAGTGGTGATCGGTCACGACGCACGTCATCGATCAGCAGACTTCGCGCACGATGTGGCTGCAGTGCTATCTCAGAGCGGGCTCAGCGCGATGGTGCTTCCCCGAGCCCTGCCCACCCCGCTATTGGCCTTTGCCATTCGATGGCTTGGGTGCGCCGCAGGCGTCATGGTGACAGCCAGCCACAATCCAGCTCGCGACAACGGCATCAAGGTCTACCTGGGTGATGGATCGCAGATTGTGCCGCCTGCTGACGCGGAGATCAGCGCAGAGATTGATCGAGTAGCCGCGTCCAAGGAGTTGCCTTCGGCCCAGATTGACTCCGAATGGCTCACTCTTGACGAACAAGTCATTGATGCCTATATCGAAACTGCCGTGGCCTTGGTTTCACATTCGACCGCCCGATCCGTACGCGCGGTCTACACAGCCATGCACGGAGTTGGCGGCGAGCTGTTTGAGCGCGTCTTCGAGCGCGCAGGCTTTCCATCAGTGATTGCCGTACCAGAGCAACTGCAGCCCGACCCCGATTTCCCGACCGTGGCCTTCCCCAACCCAGAAGAGCCCGGTGCCATGGACCTGGCACTCGCCTTGGCTCAAACGCAGCGAGTGGATCTCATAATCGCCAGCGACCCCGATGCTGATCGCTGCGCAATAGGTATTCCTGATGCGACCACCCTCGGTTGGCGGATGTTGAGCGGTGACGAAGTGGGTTGGCTGCTGGGCTGGTGGGTGCTTGAACGAGGAAACCGTGGCACTCTCGTGCAGTCACTGGTATCCGGTTCGATGCTCAAGGCCATCGCAGAGCGCGCCGGTGTGGAGTATCGACAGACTCTCACTGGGTTCAAGTGGATCAGCCGAGTACCTGACCTCGCGTTCGGCTACGAAGAGGCGCTGGGCTACTGCGTTGACCCAGCGCATGTGCGCGACAAGGATGGCATCACCGCAGCGTTGTTATTCGCAGAGTTGGCCGCAATCTTGAAAGCCGAAGGCCGCACCGTTCAGGATCTTCTGGATCAACTAGCGCTTCAGCACGGGGTGTACGCCACTGCGCAGGTCTCGGTTCGCCTCGCTGATCCGACGCTGATCACCAACGCAATGCAGGCACTGCGTCAACATCCGCCGACCAGCGTTGGCGGCCTCGCAGTACAAGCGGTTGATGACCTCGAGTTGCCGAGCGATGGCCTTCCCCCGACCGACGGACTCCGATTCACTCTCGAGGGAGGCGGTCGGGTGATCGTGCGTCCCAGCGGCACTGAGCCCAAGGTCAAGTGCTACTTGCAGGTCATCGAGCCAGTGCAGGGATCCGATGTCGGCGCCGCACGCACGGCGGCCCAAGCCGCCCTCGCGAGGATCGCCGACGACGCACGTCAATGGCTAGGGTGAGAACGTGCCAAGACTGACTGCTCGGGACCTCGAAGAGGCCGGACAGTCCAGTGCCGCAATGCGCAGTCTGGTCGCGGGCCTGCCAGGAGTCGACGAGGTTGGTGCACAGGGACGCATCGCGATGCTGGGGACTCGCTCGATCAAGACAACATCAAAGGCCTGGGCGATCGATACCGCGATCAGCATGGTCGATCTCACCACTTTGGAAGGCATGGACACTGCTGGCAAGGTCCGAGCCCTCTGTGCCAAGGCCAAGCATCCCGATCCGCTGGATACCTCGGTGCCACATGTAGCGGCGGTGTGCGTCTACGGCGACATGGTGGCAACTGCTCGAGCCGAAGTCGGCAGCACCTTGCATGTGGCCGCCGTTGCAACGGCCTTTCCCAGTGGTCGAGCTGAACTCGATGTGAAGCTTGCAGACACGGTGCACTCTGTCGAAGCCGGCGCCGACGAGATCGACATGGTGATTGACCGTGGCGCTTTCCTCGAAGGCGATCTCGCTCTGGTGTTCGATCAGATCAAGGCAGTCAAGTCCGTCTGTGGCACCGCACACCTGAAAGTGATACTTGAAACTGGCGAACTGCAGACTCTCGACAATGTTCGCCGTGCGAGTTGGCTGGCAATACTTGCTGGCGCCGATTTCATCAAGACCTCTACCGGAAAAATCACGCCAGCTGCAACCCTGCCTGTCACCTTGGTCATGCTTGAAGCCATTCGCGACTTCCATGAGATCAGCGGACGCCGCATCGGCATGAAGCCGGCAGGCGGCATTCGCACGAGCAAGGACGCCATCAAGTACCTCGTACTGGTCAACGAGACTCTCGGCAAAGACTGGCTGATCCCCGATCTCTTCCGCTTCGGCGCGTCCACCCTGCTCAACGATCTTTTGCTGCAGCGTCAGCGCATGAGCACCGGTCACTACTCCGGCCCCGATTACGTCACGATCGACTAGGGACGAGGATTCATGACATTCGAATACGCACCGGCACCTGAGTCGAGGTCGATCGTCACCATTGCGCCACAATACGGTCTGTTCATCAATGGCGAGTTCGTCGACGGTGCCGACACTTTTGCAAGCATCAATCCGGCAACCGAAGAAGTGCTCTCACTCGTTGCCGAAGCCGACGCCGCAGCCATCGACTCTGCAGTCAAGGCTGCAAGAACTGCGTACACGAAAGTGTGGTCGCGAATGTCCGGCCGCGAACGAGCCAAATACCTCTTTCGCATCGCGCGGATCATTCAAGAGCGCTCCCGTGAACTTGCGGTTCTGGAGTCTTTGGACAACGGCAAGCCCATTCGTGAATCTCGTGATGTCGACATTCCCCTTGTGGCAGCACACTTCTTCTACTATGCGGGTTGGGCCGACAAGCTTGAGTACGCCGGACTCGGCACCGAGCCCAAGGCACTCGGAGTCGTTGGTCAAGTGATCCCTTGGAACTTTCCACTGCTGATGCTCGCCTGGAAAATCGCACCCGCACTGGCAGCAGGCAACACTGTTGTGCTGAAGCCGGCCGAGACGACTTCACTGACAGCGCTCTTGTTCGCCGAGATCTGCCAGCAGGCCGATCTGCCGCCCGGGGTGGTCAACATCGTCACAGGTGCCGGCGAGACCGGACGACTGCTGGTGGAACATCCCGACGTGAACAAGGTGGCATTCACCGGCAGCACTGCTGTTGGCCGTTCGATCCAGCGATCCCTCGCAGGAAGCGGCAAGGGTCTCAGTCTCGAACTGGGAGGCAAGGCCGCAAACATCGTGTTTGAAGATGCGGCATTGGATGAGGCGATCGAAGGCATAGTCAATGGCATCTTCTTCAATCAAGGACAAGTTTGCTGCGCTGGCAGTCGGCTGCTGCTGCAGGAATCGGTGGCTGATGAAGTCGTCCATGCGCTCAAGCGTCGACTCGAGACCCTGCGATTGGGCGATCCCCTTGATAAGAACACAGATATCGGTGCCATCAACTCATCGGTGCAGTTGGAGCGCATCACTGAACTGACTGCGGCCGGCGATGCAGAAGGCGCCGAGCGCTGGACAGCACCGTGCGAGATCCCGGCAGCAGGCTTCTGGTTTGCTCCCACCATCTTCACCAACGTCACCCAAGCGCATCGCATTGCTCGCGAAGAGATCTTTGGCCCAGTGCTGTCAGTGCTCACCTTCCGCACTCCAGAGGAGGCCTTGGAAAAGGCGAATAACACCCCCTATGGACTCAGCGCAGGCGTCTGGAGCGAGAAGGGCAGCCGAATCCTGTGGATGGCCAATCGCCTGCGGGCTGGCGTGGTCTGGGCCAATACCTTCAACCGCTTTGATCCAGCCAGCCCCTTTGGCGGGTACAAGGAATCTGGCTTTGGTCGAGAGGGTGGAGTCCACGGTCTGGCTCCCTACCTGCAAGGCCACGGGAAGGGGGCAAGCGCATGAACGACCGACTGGAGGTG encodes:
- a CDS encoding NAD(P)H-quinone dehydrogenase produces the protein MTAVVILGGGPGGYEAALVARQLGADVTLVDSDGVGGSAVLTDCVPSKTLIATANVMMTTAESSGLGVLLDGQEAAAHLLSVNLATVNARVKALASSQSEDIRLSLEREGVRLVRGKGRLNGANSVLVETSEGDEYTYRADTILISTGARPRQLLNAMPDGERILNWEQVYDLAEVPERLIVVGSGVTGAEFASAYHGLGSSVVLISSRDRVLPGEDPDAARVLEEVWARRGLEVMSRARAVAVRREGDGVVVELEDGRLIDGSHALMAVGSIPNTEMLGLAGAGVDTNANGFIRVDRVSRTSTRGIYAAGDCTGVLMLASVAAMQGRIAMWHALGDAVQPLDRLLVSSTVFTDPEIATVGLTQKDLDDGEFRGDVVILPLNTNARAKMQEQYDGFVKILCRRGSRLIAGAVVVGANASELIHVLTVSIHQRMTVDELASAFTVYPSLSGSIAEAARHLHLHSDQRDQ
- a CDS encoding purine-nucleoside phosphorylase, which encodes MTDHPSTIQALEHAQQAAEVLIQLTGIPKHDVAIVLGSGWVAAAEALGTTVAEVQMTQLPHFTSPVVAGHAGRVRSIDADGVRVLVFFGRTHLYEERGVDAVTHAVRTAAAAGCKTIVLTNGCGGLDPSWQPGTPVLIKDHINFTGTSPLHGAHFVDLTDLYSSRLRAICKELDPTLAEGIYGQFRGPMYETPAEIGMLRAIGGTLVGMSTALEAIVARSLGMEILGISLVTNLAAGMSGEALNHQEVLAAGKAASTSMGVLLGRVIRELA
- a CDS encoding phospho-sugar mutase codes for the protein MTEVLAAAQAWLAIDPDPQSRTELSTLISAAQAGAAPAIRELEDSFATRLAFGTAGIRGALGPGPNRMNRVVVQQTAAGLARYLLAHGGGSVVIGHDARHRSADFAHDVAAVLSQSGLSAMVLPRALPTPLLAFAIRWLGCAAGVMVTASHNPARDNGIKVYLGDGSQIVPPADAEISAEIDRVAASKELPSAQIDSEWLTLDEQVIDAYIETAVALVSHSTARSVRAVYTAMHGVGGELFERVFERAGFPSVIAVPEQLQPDPDFPTVAFPNPEEPGAMDLALALAQTQRVDLIIASDPDADRCAIGIPDATTLGWRMLSGDEVGWLLGWWVLERGNRGTLVQSLVSGSMLKAIAERAGVEYRQTLTGFKWISRVPDLAFGYEEALGYCVDPAHVRDKDGITAALLFAELAAILKAEGRTVQDLLDQLALQHGVYATAQVSVRLADPTLITNAMQALRQHPPTSVGGLAVQAVDDLELPSDGLPPTDGLRFTLEGGGRVIVRPSGTEPKVKCYLQVIEPVQGSDVGAARTAAQAALARIADDARQWLG
- the deoC gene encoding deoxyribose-phosphate aldolase, whose protein sequence is MRSLVAGLPGVDEVGAQGRIAMLGTRSIKTTSKAWAIDTAISMVDLTTLEGMDTAGKVRALCAKAKHPDPLDTSVPHVAAVCVYGDMVATARAEVGSTLHVAAVATAFPSGRAELDVKLADTVHSVEAGADEIDMVIDRGAFLEGDLALVFDQIKAVKSVCGTAHLKVILETGELQTLDNVRRASWLAILAGADFIKTSTGKITPAATLPVTLVMLEAIRDFHEISGRRIGMKPAGGIRTSKDAIKYLVLVNETLGKDWLIPDLFRFGASTLLNDLLLQRQRMSTGHYSGPDYVTID
- a CDS encoding aldehyde dehydrogenase family protein, whose product is MTFEYAPAPESRSIVTIAPQYGLFINGEFVDGADTFASINPATEEVLSLVAEADAAAIDSAVKAARTAYTKVWSRMSGRERAKYLFRIARIIQERSRELAVLESLDNGKPIRESRDVDIPLVAAHFFYYAGWADKLEYAGLGTEPKALGVVGQVIPWNFPLLMLAWKIAPALAAGNTVVLKPAETTSLTALLFAEICQQADLPPGVVNIVTGAGETGRLLVEHPDVNKVAFTGSTAVGRSIQRSLAGSGKGLSLELGGKAANIVFEDAALDEAIEGIVNGIFFNQGQVCCAGSRLLLQESVADEVVHALKRRLETLRLGDPLDKNTDIGAINSSVQLERITELTAAGDAEGAERWTAPCEIPAAGFWFAPTIFTNVTQAHRIAREEIFGPVLSVLTFRTPEEALEKANNTPYGLSAGVWSEKGSRILWMANRLRAGVVWANTFNRFDPASPFGGYKESGFGREGGVHGLAPYLQGHGKGASA